A single genomic interval of Daucus carota subsp. sativus chromosome 1, DH1 v3.0, whole genome shotgun sequence harbors:
- the LOC108193961 gene encoding probable carboxylesterase 7 → MAELDYELPRFIRVYKDGTVERLMGTDTVPAGIDPETGVESKDVLVTPESGVSARLYLPKIRDPAKKLPLVIYFHGGGFYCFTPFSTFYQPFLNSFVAESNIILISIDYRRPPEHPVPVAYDDSWNAIRWVASHCNGTGPEAWLSEYADFGRVHISGDSAGANIAHCMAMRAGSEKVNGLDFDGLILMHPYFWGKDPVGGETDDTEKRAYIEKFWVLACPTSSGADDPWMNPGLDPKLSSLVCKRALVFGTEDDFLKYRAKYYGEVLGKSGWAGKVEVVETEGEAHVFHLYKPKIKKSMELVHKVMSFIYEENANPI, encoded by the coding sequence ATGGCAGAGCTGGATTATGAACTGCCTCGTTTTATAAGAGTGTACAAAGATGGTACCGTGGAACGATTAATGGGCACGGACACGGTTCCTGCTGGCATTGATCCCGAAACCGGTGTCGAATCCAAAGACGTGCTCGTCACACCAGAGAGCGGAGTATCTGCTAGGCTTTATCTACCGAAAATCAGAGACCCGGCCAAAAAACTTCCGCTTGTGATTTATTTCCACGGGGGaggattttattgttttacacCGTTTTCCACTTTTTACCAGCCATTTCTTAATTCTTTTGTCGCGGAAAGCAACATTATTTTGATATCGATCGATTATAGAAGGCCACCGGAACATCCGGTCCCGGTGGCCTACGATGATTCTTGGAATGCTATCCGATGGGTGGCTTCTCATTGCAATGGCACTGGCCCGGAGGCATGGCTCAGCGAGTATGCCGATTTTGGACGTGTACATATATCGGGAGATAGTGCGGGTGCAAATATCGCGCATTGCATGGCTATGCGGGCCGGGTCGGAGAAAGTTAATGGGCTGGACTTTGATGGGCTGATTCTCATGCATCCGTATTTTTGGGGCAAGGATCCAGTGGGTGGAGAAACGGATGATACCGAAAAAAGGGCCTATATTGAGAAGTTTTGGGTATTAGCATGCCCAACAAGTAGTGGAGCGGATGACCCGTGGATGAACCCGGGTTTGGATCCGAAATTGTCGAGCTTGGTGTGCAAAAGGGCTTTGGTTTTTGGTACAGAAGATGATTTTCTGAAATATAGAGCCAAGTATTATGGTGAGGTGTTGGGTAAAAGTGGATGGGCTGGAAAGGTGGAGGTGGTGGAGACTGAAGGTGAAGCCCATGTGTTTCATTTGTACAAGCCCAAGATTAAGAAGAGCATGGAATTGGTCCATAAAGTAATGTCTTTTATATACGAAGAGAATGCCAATCCTATTTAA